The following coding sequences lie in one Streptomyces lydicus genomic window:
- a CDS encoding NUDIX domain-containing protein: MSTTRKGAAGQRAISEERRRSLLGRLDDGAVTLEELARQEDVPLSDLRVMLGLGAPVRIPRVPAVQWDGAKLTYSARTRRWGSALWRNDVREAARLVSATHRHALQLYTNGQDTPGLSERLSRARDTLQAPTRAAAVHAALAASLIQHARLTYLPILSPQQRATLLCLAAGATQAELAQILGLTTLAARDARTMLLRALDAATDGQAISHGWAVSILHAQSQLPPMGEMRTAAQDNTPLLLPGQATPVQLTAHALITNADGHVLMVQPRERKGRKARLRLPGGSHTPGESPRDVAERAAREEVSLVVRANRLLAVDWVEKSETGAPTSVHVYDCGVPVSDDPALRPTRTLHPTAPVGVRWVPPRQLEHLCHRQQAFRISAALQAKGDQSLAELHLGGYYHVSDLA, encoded by the coding sequence ATGAGCACCACCAGGAAGGGCGCGGCGGGCCAGCGCGCGATCAGTGAGGAGCGCCGGCGGTCTCTTCTCGGCCGGCTCGACGATGGAGCGGTCACGCTCGAAGAGCTGGCTCGGCAGGAAGATGTGCCGCTGTCTGACCTGCGGGTCATGCTGGGGCTGGGTGCACCCGTGCGGATCCCCAGGGTCCCGGCGGTGCAGTGGGACGGCGCCAAGCTCACCTACAGCGCCCGTACCCGGCGTTGGGGCAGCGCCCTGTGGCGCAACGACGTACGTGAGGCGGCACGGCTGGTGAGCGCAACGCACCGGCATGCGCTCCAGCTCTACACCAACGGCCAGGACACACCAGGCCTGTCGGAACGTCTCTCCCGGGCCCGCGATACTCTCCAGGCGCCGACACGCGCCGCCGCCGTCCACGCAGCCCTCGCAGCCAGCCTCATCCAGCACGCGAGGCTGACGTACCTGCCGATCCTGTCCCCGCAGCAGCGAGCAACCCTGCTGTGCCTGGCGGCCGGTGCGACACAGGCCGAGCTGGCTCAGATCCTCGGCCTCACCACCCTCGCCGCACGCGATGCACGAACCATGCTCCTGCGCGCCCTGGACGCGGCGACCGACGGACAGGCCATCAGCCACGGCTGGGCGGTCAGCATCCTCCACGCACAGAGCCAGCTCCCTCCGATGGGAGAGATGCGTACTGCCGCGCAGGACAACACACCCCTCCTACTGCCCGGCCAGGCCACACCAGTACAGCTGACGGCGCACGCACTGATCACCAATGCAGACGGTCACGTGCTGATGGTGCAACCCAGGGAGCGCAAGGGCCGCAAGGCCCGGCTGCGTCTGCCCGGAGGCTCCCACACCCCCGGCGAGTCACCGCGGGACGTCGCCGAGCGCGCCGCGAGGGAAGAAGTGAGCTTGGTCGTGAGGGCGAACCGGCTGCTGGCGGTGGACTGGGTCGAGAAATCCGAGACCGGTGCACCCACTTCGGTGCACGTCTACGACTGCGGAGTCCCCGTTTCCGATGATCCGGCGCTCCGTCCCACCCGGACGCTTCACCCGACGGCGCCGGTCGGAGTGCGGTGGGTCCCACCTCGCCAGCTGGAGCACCTGTGCCACCGCCAGCAGGCATTCCGCATTAGTGCGGCTCTGCAGGCGAAGGGCGACCAGTCCCTGGCCGAACTGCATCTCGGCGGCTACTACCACGTCAGCGACCTGGCCTGA
- a CDS encoding SAM-dependent methyltransferase: MTTSLSRSRDAWHQHPSVAHVDDYLWGGDEHFLADRELADRLLRVAPWLSDMVRINRLHGHHVVTALAHKGIRQILNLGCGLPPHINQRKRHDPPTTFESASAVHAAPPRVVYVDSDPVVYGHANMVLAEHKGTAAVRADIRQMDQLLTHPQLQLLDHSEPILVLAHNLLTWVNHEAAEEAMTCLRGWLPAGSYISVTHATTDMDPKTMKALANHYVDAGIDFQPRSGAQIQALLGPWALVPPGIVPTAQ, encoded by the coding sequence ATGACGACCTCACTGTCCCGCTCCAGGGACGCCTGGCACCAACATCCCTCCGTAGCTCATGTGGACGACTACCTGTGGGGCGGCGACGAACACTTCCTCGCCGACCGGGAGCTGGCCGACCGCCTCCTTCGGGTAGCGCCCTGGCTGTCGGACATGGTGCGGATCAACCGCCTCCATGGCCATCACGTCGTCACCGCCCTCGCGCACAAGGGCATCCGCCAGATCCTCAACCTCGGGTGCGGCCTCCCGCCCCACATCAATCAGCGGAAACGCCACGATCCGCCGACAACCTTCGAGTCCGCCAGCGCCGTCCACGCCGCCCCCCCCCGCGTCGTCTACGTGGACAGCGACCCAGTCGTATACGGCCACGCGAACATGGTGCTGGCCGAGCACAAGGGCACCGCCGCGGTGCGGGCGGACATCCGGCAGATGGACCAGCTGCTGACTCACCCTCAACTGCAGCTGCTCGACCACAGTGAACCCATCCTGGTACTGGCGCACAACCTGCTGACCTGGGTAAATCACGAAGCAGCGGAAGAGGCCATGACCTGTCTGCGTGGCTGGCTCCCGGCCGGCAGCTACATCAGCGTCACCCACGCCACCACCGACATGGACCCCAAGACGATGAAAGCTCTGGCCAACCACTACGTGGACGCCGGGATCGACTTCCAGCCGCGGTCCGGGGCGCAGATCCAAGCGCTCCTGGGCCCGTGGGCCCTGGTGCCTCCGGGCATCGTCCCCACCGCGCAATGA
- a CDS encoding IMP dehydrogenase, giving the protein MKILDETSRTLNEFLLLPGLTTEECTPQNVDLTTSVVRHKVGEASPVRIATPLVSAIMQAVSSPKLAVALAQSGGLSFVHQNQPITDQADDVRAVKRHKAGFRTSEVNVKPSTSLGEVARLLAEVDQGVAVVTENGSADGRFLGVIGLEDFHTKRHGTEEVVTARMRPRDQLRTAPSTISLSEANELIWEHRLDVLPIVDEDRLASLVLKRDYQAHKTFHNASVDDQKRFRVGAGINSRDYQERVPALVDAGADVLCLDSSDGYSVYQKKALEFVRAKYGNDVFVGAGNVVDGRAFRYLAEAGADFVKVGIGGGSICITRDQKGIGRGQASALIDVANERDAYAADTGTYVPICCDGGLLSDYHMAIALALGTDFVMLGRYFARFDESPSRKVRVDGQYYKEYWGEGSRRAQNAARYGQSDEIAFEEGVDGFVPYAGSLYNNVELTRSKLTATMISCGAVDLRTFHEDAVMVQVSERSYEQNTAEVRLRERSVDSGE; this is encoded by the coding sequence GTGAAAATCCTCGACGAGACCTCTCGCACGCTAAACGAATTCCTTCTTCTTCCGGGACTCACGACGGAAGAGTGCACTCCGCAGAACGTGGATCTGACCACATCCGTCGTGCGGCACAAGGTCGGGGAGGCCTCGCCGGTCCGGATCGCCACCCCTCTGGTCAGCGCGATCATGCAGGCCGTCTCTTCGCCGAAGCTGGCGGTTGCCCTCGCCCAGAGTGGGGGCCTGTCTTTCGTCCACCAGAACCAGCCCATCACCGACCAGGCCGATGATGTGCGTGCGGTCAAACGCCACAAGGCTGGTTTCCGTACCAGCGAGGTCAACGTCAAACCGTCCACGAGCCTGGGGGAGGTCGCGAGGCTGCTGGCCGAGGTGGACCAGGGCGTCGCCGTCGTCACGGAGAACGGCAGTGCGGATGGCCGGTTCCTCGGGGTGATCGGTCTGGAGGACTTCCACACCAAGCGCCACGGCACCGAGGAGGTCGTCACCGCCCGGATGCGGCCCCGCGACCAGCTGAGGACAGCGCCGTCAACAATCAGCCTGTCGGAGGCGAACGAGCTCATCTGGGAGCACCGGCTGGACGTTCTGCCGATCGTGGACGAGGACCGGCTCGCCTCGCTGGTCCTCAAGCGGGACTATCAGGCGCACAAGACGTTCCACAATGCGTCCGTGGACGACCAGAAGCGATTCCGGGTCGGCGCCGGCATCAACTCCCGTGACTATCAGGAACGCGTCCCCGCGTTGGTCGATGCCGGAGCAGACGTCTTGTGCCTCGATTCTTCAGACGGATATTCCGTCTACCAGAAAAAAGCCCTGGAATTCGTGCGCGCGAAGTACGGAAATGACGTGTTCGTGGGCGCGGGAAATGTCGTTGACGGGCGCGCTTTCCGATATCTGGCGGAGGCCGGCGCTGACTTCGTGAAAGTCGGAATCGGCGGCGGATCGATCTGTATCACCCGTGACCAGAAGGGCATCGGCCGAGGTCAGGCATCCGCGCTGATCGACGTGGCGAACGAGCGGGACGCGTACGCCGCCGACACGGGCACCTACGTGCCCATCTGCTGTGACGGCGGACTGCTCAGCGACTACCACATGGCGATCGCTCTCGCTCTCGGCACGGACTTCGTCATGCTGGGCCGGTACTTCGCACGATTCGACGAGTCTCCGTCGCGCAAGGTTCGCGTGGACGGCCAGTACTACAAGGAGTACTGGGGCGAGGGATCACGGCGCGCCCAGAACGCTGCCCGCTACGGGCAGAGCGACGAGATTGCCTTCGAGGAGGGCGTGGATGGCTTCGTGCCCTATGCGGGCAGCCTGTACAACAACGTGGAGCTGACCAGGTCGAAGCTGACCGCCACCATGATCAGCTGCGGTGCGGTGGACCTGAGGACCTTCCACGAGGATGCAGTCATGGTCCAGGTCTCGGAGCGGTCCTACGAGCAGAACACCGCCGAGGTGCGGCTGCGGGAGCGGTCCGTCGACTCCGGCGAGTGA
- a CDS encoding Scr1 family TA system antitoxin-like transcriptional regulator, translating into MRAKAHSGDVPEIEGGTRLHEELTPIEATPSPIEIVTGVYLHARRKALGQTLTDVARQVGGSASAISRWERAVVPIQATALTALLRYYEADSDEIRYLVNHLPKARCASSHTTLLEHRAAGADDPNNFARRGLWDNWSDVADEGAARYVAVNRVASEALHYTMKRIPPGYRTPEYRSVITDPDVCPTPDEPVADMPLWLARVRRPSGQRRTLLLDETVLRKPVGGPGVMARQLRHLLRLMDRTTTAGPVTIRVLPEDRQISFTSNYHEVAELTIHGHRLFAAVDFFAWYETRSGAAQTLHRSLHQTFEQAPGHQDSYDLIKKAADYWAKGAGS; encoded by the coding sequence ATGCGCGCCAAGGCCCACTCAGGTGACGTGCCCGAAATCGAGGGCGGCACCCGGCTCCACGAAGAGCTAACACCCATCGAGGCGACCCCCTCGCCGATCGAGATCGTCACCGGGGTCTACCTGCATGCCAGACGCAAAGCGCTCGGCCAGACTCTGACCGACGTGGCACGCCAGGTCGGAGGCAGTGCCTCGGCGATCAGCCGCTGGGAGCGTGCGGTGGTCCCCATTCAGGCAACAGCCCTGACCGCGCTGCTCCGGTACTACGAAGCGGACAGCGACGAGATCCGGTACCTGGTCAATCACCTGCCGAAGGCCAGATGCGCCTCCTCCCACACAACGCTGCTGGAGCACAGGGCCGCGGGGGCGGACGATCCGAACAACTTCGCGCGTCGGGGCCTTTGGGACAACTGGAGCGACGTAGCCGACGAGGGAGCTGCACGGTACGTGGCCGTCAACCGTGTGGCGAGCGAGGCCCTGCATTACACAATGAAGCGAATCCCACCTGGCTACCGGACCCCCGAATACCGGTCGGTGATCACCGACCCCGACGTGTGCCCGACTCCTGACGAGCCCGTCGCCGACATGCCCTTGTGGCTCGCACGAGTAAGGCGCCCTTCTGGACAGCGCCGGACGTTGCTGCTGGATGAAACGGTGCTGCGAAAGCCAGTCGGTGGTCCTGGGGTGATGGCCCGCCAGCTCCGCCATCTGCTGCGTCTCATGGATCGCACCACCACCGCAGGGCCGGTGACCATCCGCGTCCTGCCGGAAGACCGCCAGATCAGTTTCACCTCCAACTACCACGAGGTGGCAGAGCTCACCATCCACGGTCACCGGCTCTTTGCCGCGGTCGACTTCTTTGCCTGGTACGAGACCCGCTCGGGGGCGGCCCAAACCCTGCACCGCAGTCTGCACCAGACCTTTGAGCAGGCACCCGGCCACCAGGACTCCTACGACCTCATCAAGAAGGCCGCGGATTACTGGGCGAAAGGGGCCGGCTCGTGA
- a CDS encoding CPBP family glutamic-type intramembrane protease: MAVAAVLLNQTDPTSAWWGLRNLATAALFAALTLALMRWCGGSREQLGILPPGASTARGRAQAVAVGATVGLAAVITIALVNTLPTFLPGANSAHGGSQAHFLGWENVWFQAANVVLTGVVEDVVIVGAIASLMAMARRPAWEMYALSLTLEVAMHLYLGIPAVGISLVATVSLALYRHTGRLTSIVIAHITYDMCTSLPVPHWALGFLLAATALIATVVTGITTPRARAATDQEGDLDARR, from the coding sequence GTGGCTGTCGCGGCCGTCCTGCTCAACCAGACTGATCCGACCAGCGCCTGGTGGGGCCTGCGCAACCTAGCGACTGCGGCCCTGTTCGCAGCATTGACTCTCGCACTCATGAGGTGGTGCGGCGGCAGTCGGGAACAGCTCGGAATTCTCCCGCCCGGCGCATCCACGGCGCGTGGCAGGGCCCAGGCTGTAGCGGTCGGTGCGACGGTCGGGCTCGCTGCGGTCATCACGATCGCGCTCGTCAACACGCTACCCACGTTCCTCCCCGGCGCGAACAGCGCACACGGCGGGTCCCAGGCTCATTTCCTCGGCTGGGAGAACGTCTGGTTTCAGGCCGCGAATGTCGTTCTCACCGGGGTTGTCGAGGACGTTGTCATCGTCGGGGCCATCGCGAGCCTCATGGCCATGGCACGGCGACCGGCGTGGGAGATGTACGCCCTCAGCCTCACCCTCGAGGTCGCCATGCACCTGTACCTCGGCATTCCGGCCGTCGGAATCTCCCTCGTCGCCACCGTGAGTCTCGCGCTGTACCGACACACCGGCAGGCTCACTTCCATCGTGATCGCACACATCACCTACGACATGTGCACCAGCCTCCCCGTACCCCATTGGGCGCTCGGCTTCCTCCTCGCGGCTACCGCCCTCATCGCGACGGTCGTCACCGGCATCACAACGCCCCGGGCACGTGCCGCCACGGACCAGGAGGGGGATCTCGATGCCCGGCGCTGA
- a CDS encoding MFS transporter — protein sequence MARSTDSPPQSPTGSAWTNRSFRAYWAGEATSLAGSSLHGVALPVIAVLELKATPGQVSLLTAAAMTPAFALSLPAGVVGDRCRKKLVMVATDLAAAAVVAAVPTCWAFGALSMPVLYAIALLLGALTVLHDAASTALVPELVKHEHLLNANSQITGLYNIADTSGVYGGTLVIGLVGAVRTLWLDCASYLISACCAARIRTAATPESTKAQRNRPRTGVLTAIREGISYVMHEPHQRPLVLALTVHAFAVRIVDTFLTYTLLTTLHSGSTGLGLVAGAAGAGGLAGSLATPHLIRRFGPYPVMLSGFLGYTICGVPLLLAQPGPAWLGVLAAAGAARRAVGAAAGSTQRSLRQQLCPPHLQSRAHQTCVCLFAGSRFFAALTAGAIAAVFGVWAALLVGTMLHLVPVVLLWASPVRHLTTMPCAPTKLPPTVHRQPTSQKEASRVP from the coding sequence ATGGCCCGCTCTACTGACAGCCCGCCCCAGTCGCCCACGGGCTCGGCGTGGACCAACCGCTCGTTCCGGGCGTACTGGGCTGGTGAGGCGACCAGCCTGGCCGGCTCCTCGCTCCATGGCGTCGCTCTGCCGGTGATCGCAGTGCTGGAGCTCAAGGCCACACCAGGCCAAGTCTCACTGCTCACCGCCGCGGCGATGACACCAGCCTTCGCTCTTTCCTTGCCGGCTGGGGTCGTGGGCGACCGGTGCCGAAAGAAGCTGGTGATGGTGGCCACCGACCTCGCGGCGGCTGCGGTTGTTGCGGCTGTGCCGACCTGCTGGGCTTTCGGGGCGCTGTCCATGCCCGTCCTCTACGCCATCGCACTGCTCCTGGGAGCCCTCACGGTGCTCCACGATGCCGCGTCGACCGCACTCGTGCCCGAGCTCGTCAAGCACGAGCACCTGCTCAACGCCAACTCCCAGATCACCGGGCTCTACAACATTGCCGACACATCGGGCGTCTACGGCGGCACTCTCGTCATAGGCTTGGTCGGCGCCGTCCGCACCCTCTGGCTGGACTGCGCCTCCTACCTCATCAGCGCCTGTTGCGCCGCACGGATCCGCACCGCTGCCACGCCCGAGTCGACCAAGGCCCAGCGCAACCGGCCGCGAACCGGCGTGCTCACCGCGATCCGCGAAGGCATCAGCTACGTGATGCACGAACCCCACCAGCGGCCCCTGGTCCTGGCCCTGACCGTGCACGCCTTCGCCGTCCGCATCGTCGACACCTTTCTCACCTACACCCTGCTGACCACACTCCATTCAGGAAGCACCGGACTGGGACTGGTAGCGGGGGCAGCCGGTGCGGGCGGCCTGGCAGGCTCACTCGCCACCCCACATCTCATCCGCCGTTTCGGCCCCTACCCCGTGATGCTGAGCGGATTTCTCGGATACACGATCTGTGGCGTGCCGCTCCTGCTCGCTCAGCCGGGACCGGCCTGGCTGGGCGTGCTGGCTGCCGCCGGAGCCGCACGGAGGGCAGTCGGCGCGGCCGCGGGGTCAACTCAGCGCTCGCTCCGTCAGCAGCTGTGCCCACCACACCTGCAGTCCCGCGCGCATCAGACCTGCGTCTGCCTGTTCGCCGGCTCCCGGTTCTTCGCAGCCTTGACCGCCGGCGCCATTGCCGCCGTCTTCGGGGTGTGGGCCGCGCTGCTGGTCGGCACCATGCTTCACCTGGTGCCGGTTGTCCTGCTGTGGGCGTCCCCGGTCCGGCATCTGACCACGATGCCCTGCGCACCCACCAAGCTCCCGCCGACCGTTCACCGGCAGCCCACCTCCCAGAAGGAGGCCAGCCGTGTGCCCTGA
- a CDS encoding Scr1 family TA system antitoxin-like transcriptional regulator — MLALAHSGTPPLEEAPPAHLVVGSQLRYLHHTRGGMSGEGHDRGPRTLRAPQRDRGYAAALQPDRVAAVLGRFGLDQAEVAGALNLLDRPECRPVRDNGVGWAARLAACENSASHLRIYALQILPQLLQTPAFTRALQSVGVLPQGYHPERTLAASSAVRIELTADWAFLERANGGPRVMAEQLSHLLQRIDAGQAARRPGRAAPASRAGQCRPTGQAPSDHRPDRCVRAAQQPGGRAGTFRRVQRVQCPEG, encoded by the coding sequence ATGCTCGCTCTCGCCCACTCAGGGACCCCGCCTCTGGAGGAGGCGCCGCCCGCACATCTCGTTGTCGGCTCACAGCTGCGATACCTGCACCACACGCGCGGCGGGATGTCGGGAGAAGGGCACGACCGCGGCCCGCGTACGCTGCGCGCTCCCCAACGGGATCGCGGATACGCGGCGGCCCTTCAGCCAGACAGGGTGGCCGCGGTGCTGGGGCGTTTCGGGCTCGACCAGGCGGAAGTCGCCGGTGCACTCAATCTGCTGGATCGTCCGGAGTGCCGGCCTGTGCGAGACAACGGCGTCGGCTGGGCGGCCCGCCTCGCTGCCTGCGAGAACTCAGCCTCCCATCTCCGCATCTACGCCCTTCAGATCCTGCCTCAGCTGCTCCAGACCCCCGCCTTCACCAGGGCGTTGCAGAGCGTCGGTGTGCTGCCGCAGGGGTATCACCCGGAACGGACTTTGGCCGCCTCCTCCGCCGTGAGGATCGAGTTGACCGCGGACTGGGCGTTTCTGGAGCGTGCCAATGGCGGCCCCCGTGTCATGGCGGAGCAGCTCAGCCACCTGCTGCAACGCATCGACGCCGGACAAGCTGCGCGACGGCCCGGCCGCGCGGCGCCTGCGTCTCGTGCCGGACAGTGCCGGCCGACTGGCCAAGCTCCTTCGGATCACCGGCCTGACCGATGTGTTCGAGCTGCACAGCAGCCTGGCGGGCGCGCTGGCACCTTCCGGCGCGTGCAACGCGTGCAATGTCCAGAGGGGTGA